A single window of Aspergillus puulaauensis MK2 DNA, chromosome 5, nearly complete sequence DNA harbors:
- a CDS encoding uncharacterized protein (COG:S;~EggNog:ENOG410PGX1) — translation MAATQLPAAAVASKVQTAEEVREYEKILRISEDIFSGTHPRLKVPQQFVRKVASRNQPASATPQSKADETAGSPSKPPSQYVASIAMPTSTQSTNTPNGSSITTASRITQKPASGIDPIFLEKSDDLVRAEIQLQRQRVEREIREQVELRKQQSKQRVSVQDATPDFDVSDVLNRAFEIVKPSPGPEVPGPGAPSDSFDENSFYSSRAPDSPQHGDHQKPSSASSSIPDEHGTGVTGERYSDELHRLEALNRPESDQSMPDTYSIAEPRISSHHPRQPHHPEDPSAYRVQHIRQQVDPLDEPEYSPPAPGVAPMEIVESYEPPRADPNASRRRVIDPRDRYARRSISPGDGVRVIRNHITSPAAPQPSRVSPLAIAKVPSVHQIHDSRPEYDPERRGSPEAPPQPLVTRKRRRLQGDRDLSRPPVYRAHGASSAKPFIKEEPVSPPPFADTTPMYRARAPQEGPVYIDVPSPRYTPVVERREPLMRPSAYGLDPYEDAHSDSGIPRTVSRLGTQRSMRDDQDLRRVASLHQARKPEYAREYIDPQSPHSARNGPYTVVERPQQDGVRYYDDPGVLPPRHYASPVPPQLSEAYYNDYVVEPPPRRIVVDERGNQYYEALPAPRVQAMPPPSSRIPRADVYEGPPPMRHASVRAASVLEDPYGGRRYVQEVPPQGSYRRVTDYARPTPNERRPYAAPFDGREPYPRSGSVQVHDYTPRQSHYAEEAELPRERIVRIPSVRPPTTARYQEPREVIQRVESVRPGGRDMSVYIDEDARRPREYIEQRPVYVAAPRPMAHEERYYENGEPERVVLDGPRDAIHRSSQRY, via the coding sequence ATGGCAGCAACCCAGCTTCCGGCAGCTGCTGTCGCGTCTAAAGTACAGACAGCGGAGGAGGTCCGGGAGTATGAGAAGATCCTAAGAATAAGTGAGGATATCTTTTCTGGAACTCACCCTAGGTTGAAGGTTCCACAGCAGTTTGTCCGCAAAGTCGCGTCTCGCAATCAACCTGCATCGGCGACGCCTCAGAGCAAAGCGGATGAAACTGCGGGCTCTCCTTCTAAGCCTCCGTCTCAATATGTCGCGTCTATAGCGATGCCGACCAGCACCCAGAGTACAAATACCCCTAATGGTTCATCAATCACGACGGCCTCTCGTATTACCCAGAAGCCTGCCTCCGGAATTGATCCGATATTTTTGGAAAAATCGGATGATCTAGTGAGGGCAGAAATCCAATTACAGAGACAAAGAGTGGAGAGAGAAATACGGGAACAGGTTGAACTGAGGAAACAACAGTCAAAACAGAGAGTGTCCGTACAGGACGCGACCCCTGATTTTGATGTCTCCGATGTCCTCAACCGGGCGTTTGAAATAGTCAAGCCCTCCCCCGGCCCTGAGGTTCCTGGGCCTGGGGCCCCTAGCGATTCATTCGATGAAAATTCCTTCTACTCTAGCAGAGCCCCTGACTCCCCACAGCACGGTGACCACCAGAAGccgtcttcggcgtcgtcttCGATCCCTGACGAACATGGCACTGGGGTTACTGGTGAAAGATACTCAGATGAGTTGCATCGGCTTGAAGCCCTCAACCGTCCTGAATCGGATCAGTCAATGCCGGATACTTACTCCATTGCAGAGCCCCGAATTTCATCTCATCATCCAAGACAGCCGCATCATCCTGAAGATCCTTCGGCGTACAGAGTACAGCACATTCGCCAACAGGTTGACCCGTTAGACGAACCCGAATACTCACCACCGGCCCCCGGCGTGGCACCGATGGAAATAGTAGAAAGCTATGAGCCTCCTAGAGCGGATCCGAATGCGTCTAGACGCCGAGTCATTGACCCACGAGATCGGTACGCTAGACGATCAATCTCCCCAGGAGATGGCGTACGAGTCATCCGAAACCATATTACTTCCCCTGCAGCTCCCCAGCCGTCAAGAGTCTCGCCTCTCGCCATCGCGAAAGTTCCCTCAGTCCATCAGATCCATGATTCCCGCCCGGAGTATGATCCGGAACGCCGAGGGAGCCCTGAGGCACCACCCCAGCCTCTGGTGACTAGGAAGCGTAGGAGGTTACAAGGGGACAGGGATCTGTCTCGTCCGCCAGTGTATCGAGCCCACGGTGCTAGTTCGGCCAAGCCGTTTATTAAAGAGGAGCCTGtttctcctccgccgtttGCCGATACCACACCAATGTACCGCGCTCGTGCTCCTCAGGAAGGGCCTGTCTATATTGATGTTCCTTCCCCCCGTTACACCCCTGTGGTAGAAAGAAGAGAGCCACTCATGAGACCTTCAGCATATGGGCTGGATCCTTATGAAGACGCTCATAGTGATTCAGGAATTCCGCGCACGGTTTCACGACTTGGCACCCAACGGTCAATGCGCGATGACCAAGATTTGCGGAGAGTCGCGAGTCTTCACCAAGCCCGAAAACCAGAGTATGCGCGTGAATATATTGACCCGCAAAGCCCTCATTCTGCCCGTAACGGACCATATACAGTTGTTGAACGCCCACAGCAGGATGGTGTCCGATATTATGATGACCCTGGAGTACTCCCACCGAGGCATTATGCCTCTCCTGTTCCGCCACAGTTGAGCGAAGCTTACTACAATGATTATGTCGTGGAGCCGCCACCCCGACgaattgttgttgatgagcgTGGGAATCAGTATTATGAGGCACTTCCCGCACCAAGAGTACAAGCTATGCCTCCGCCAAGTAGTCGAATTCCAAGAGCCGATGTCTACGAGGGACCGCCGCCCATGCGTCACGCCAGTGTACGGGCCGCGTCTGTTCTCGAAGATCCATACGGTGGCCGAAGATATGTACAAGAGGTGCCTCCGCAGGGGTCTTACAGACGAGTTACGGATTATGCTCGACCAACGCCTAATGAACGGCGCCCCTATGCTGCACCCTTTGATGGGAGAGAGCCGTATCCGCGGAGCGGTAGTGTCCAGGTTCACGATTATACACCCCGACAGAGTCATTACGCGGAAGAAGCCGAGCTTCCCCGAGAAAGGATAGTGAGGATTCCAAGTGTCAGACCGCCGACGACAGCCAGATATCAGGAGCCGCGTGAAGTAATCCAGCGCGTGGAGAGTGTCCGTCCTGGTGGTCGCGACATGAGTGTATATATTGACGAGGATGCCCGCCGGCCGAGAGAGTATATTGAGCAGCGACCCGTGTACGTAGCTGCTCCACGACCTATGGCTCATGAAGAGCGGTATTACGAGAACGGCGAACCAGAGCGAGTGGTGCTCGATGGGCCGAGGGATGCAATTCACCGGAGCTCTCAGCGCTACTGA
- a CDS encoding putative pyrimidine 5'-nucleotidase (COG:S;~EggNog:ENOG410PJ6V;~InterPro:IPR036412,IPR010237,IPR023214) — protein MLSNSFTREVRNPSHPALGEYSIARPTANQVFRAESNIHDEMQKLIHEFFVHHLSLKSEDAHMLHMKYYKEYGLAIEGLTRHHKIDPLEFNRQVDDALPLDRILKPDLKLRKLLEDIDRDKVKLWLLTNAYVNHGKRVVKLLQVDDLFEGITYCDYAQPPLICKPSQAMYDKAEKDAGASGNKMIYFVDDSGLNCRHAATRGWQVAHLVEPELRAPKVPVSQYQIRDLEELRTCFPDLFKKS, from the exons ATGCTCTCCAATAGCTTTACTCGAGAAGTGCGAAACCCTTCACACCCCGCGCTTGGGGAATATTCCATAGCCAGACCGACAGCTAACCAGGTCTTTCGCGCAGAAAGCAACATTCACGATGAGATGCAAAAACTTATTC ATGAATTCTTCGTCCACCACCTCTCCCTCAAATCCGAAGATGCCCACATGCTACATATGAAATACTACAAGGAGTATGGTCTCGCTATCGAAGGGCTCACGCGCCACCACAAAATCGACCCACTCGAGTTCAACCGACAAGTCGACGATGCTCTACCACTGGACCGGATCCTCAAGCCGGACCTCAAGCTGCGGAAGCTGCTAGAAGACATTGACCGGGACAAAGTGAAACTATGGCTTCTGACAAATGCATACGTCAACCACGGCAAGCGAGTGgtgaagctgctgcaggtGGATGATCTTTTTGAGGGCATCACGTACTGTGATTATGCGCAGCCGCCACTCATCTGCAAGCCGTCGCAGGCGATGTACGATAAGGCGGAGAAAGATGCCGGTGCTTCGGGTAATAAGATGATTTATTTTGTTG ATGATTCTGGGCTGAACTGCAGACACGCCGCGACCCGTGGTTGGCAGGTTGCTCACCTTGTTGAGCCCGAGCTCCGTGCGCCCAAAGTCCCGGTCTCCCAATACCAGATCCGGGACTTGGAAGAGTTACGAACATGCTTCCCTGACCTATTCAAGAAGTCATAA
- a CDS encoding alpha-amylase (CAZy:GH13;~COG:G;~EggNog:ENOG410PMDW;~InterPro:IPR006047,IPR015340,IPR017853,IPR013780, IPR013777;~PFAM:PF00128,PF09260;~SECRETED:SignalP(1-20);~TransMembrane:1 (n9-20c28/29o552-570i);~go_function: GO:0003824 - catalytic activity [Evidence IEA];~go_function: GO:0004556 - alpha-amylase activity [Evidence IEA];~go_function: GO:0005509 - calcium ion binding [Evidence IEA];~go_process: GO:0005975 - carbohydrate metabolic process [Evidence IEA];~go_process: GO:0016052 - carbohydrate catabolic process [Evidence IEA]) yields MRHSTYLKAILSVSASIAAASPSAQQWAERSIYQVMTDRFARPAGSSNEPCDPYKYCGGSWAGIIDKLDYIQNLGFTAVQISPVVENIPEDTTYGEAYHGRWPQNLYALNEHFGTADELRKLAKELHKRGMYFMVDVTINNMAQAFDRSVSGNEKPALDWSRLAPFNDEQYYHPYCKVANSNDPETAEKCWLDLEVVALPDLNTENEKVASMIQEWAKGLIGNYSIDGLRVDSARNMNDAYLTSFSRAAGVFTMGEVDPESTGAACKYEDFISGLLNRPLHEPIVQAFTTGDMRGLAEEVRAQHSKCRDFTRLATYTESQDLPRFAALTSDTNLAKNAMAFNILSDGIPIVYQGQEQHLQGPEAPYNREPLWKTGYNSRNPLYNTTRTLNKLRNHAIRLDRHYAANHSQELYLDGSTYVTRKGAEGSQIVSVFSNLGAKGGRYNLSVPGAFAPGTEAVDVLSCEKVTADYEGKIIVEMNTGKPKAFFPVKKMNGSGLCGYQRRKNAVCTPASTPSVTTTPITTPTTTSTVTNDQTVGEDTPNDYVSSASDSTVPYITALLCAFAGVANLLL; encoded by the exons atgCGGCATTCCACATATCTAAAGGCCATCCTTTCGGTCTCTGCCAGCATagctgctgcatctccttcagcccAACAATGGGCCGAGAGGTCGATCTAT CAAGTGATGACGGACCGTTTTGCCAGACCGGCTGGTTCTTCAAATGAGCCCTGTGATCCCTACAAATACTGTGGAGGCTCATGGGCCGGGATCATTGACAAGCTGGACTATATTCAAAATCTCGGTTTCACGGCTGTTCAAATCTCGCCAGTCGTGGAGAACATCCCTGAAGATACTACGTACGGAGAGGCATACCATGGACGTTGGCCGCAAAACCTGTATGCTCTGAATGAGCACTTCGGGACTGCAGACGAACTCCGCAAACTGGCCAAAGAGCTACACAAGCGAGGAATGTATTTCATGGTGGAtgtcaccatcaacaacatggCACAAGCCTTTGACCGCTCGGTTTCTGGAAACGAAAAGCCTGCTCTCGACTGGTCACGACTCGCTCCCTTTAACGACGAGCAGTACTATCACCCGTACTGCAAGGTCGCGAATTCAAATGATCCGGAGACTGCTGAAAAGTGCTGGCTTGATCTCGAAGTCGTTGCTCTCCCTGACCTCAACACCGAGAACGAAAAGGTTGCTTCCATGATCCAAGAATGGGCGAAGGGATTAATTGGCAACTACTCGATTGATGGTCTCCGTGTTGATTCTGCAAGAAATATGAACGATGCCTACTTGACTAGTTTCAGCCGGGCGGCCGGTGTGTTCACTATGGGAGAAGTCGACCCCGAGAGTACAGGCGCCGCCTGCAAATACGAGGACTTTATATCCGGTCTCTTGAACCGCCCTCTTCACGAGCCCATTGTGCAGGCTTTTACTACAGGAGACATGCGGGGACTTGCCGAGGAGGTTCGGGCTCAACACAGCAAATGCCGTGACTTCACTCGACTGGCGACGTACACGGAGAGCCAAGATCTCCCACGATTTGCGGCCCTGACCAGTGATACAAAT CTCGCTAAAAACGCAATGGCTTTCAACATCCTATCTGACGGCATACCTATTG TCTACCAAGGTCAAGAGCAGCACCTGCAAGGCCCAGAGGCCCCCTACAACCGCGAGCCACTCTGGAAGACCGGCTACAACTCACGCAACCCACTCTACAACACAACAAGAACCCTCAACAAGCTCCGCAACCACGCCATCCGCCTCGACAGACACTACGCAGCCAACCACAGCCAAGAGCTATATCTCGATGGATCCACCTACGTCACACGGAAGGGCGCAGAGGGCTCCCAGATTGTATCTGTCTTCTCTAACCTGGGCGCCAAGGGTGGCCGGTACAATCTCTCAGTCCCGGGGGCTTTCGCCCCGGGCACGGAAGCAGTGGATGTTCTGAGCTGCGAGAAAGTGACTGCCGATTATGAGGGCAAGATCATCGTTGAGATGAATACTGGAAAGCCCAAGGCCTTCTTTCCAGTTAAGAAGATGAATGGCTCTGGGCTGTGTGGATACCAGAGACGCAAGAACGCTGTGTGCACGCCTGCAAGCACCCCGTCTGTTACTACTACACCTATTACCACGCCTACTACTACGTCTACGGTGACGAATGACCAGACTGTGGGTGAGGATACACCAAACGACTATGTCTCGTCTGCGAGTGACTCTACGGTGCCTTATATCACGGCCCTTCTGTGTGCTTTTGCTGGAGTTGCAAATTTGCTTCTTTAA